A stretch of the Planktothricoides raciborskii GIHE-MW2 genome encodes the following:
- a CDS encoding Hpt domain-containing protein, giving the protein MDERQQQIMMYFIEEAKEHLDTLEKGLLDLDATMQDPETLQELFRAAHSVKGGAAMLGFSSIQKTAHRLEDAFKILKENPIEANQKLETLFLKGFDTLRDLLNHLASPEGLSDEESNRIVKESEPAFIDLEKYLHQLIGVPEDEEIDPEFGEKAVEFLREMLQIFKQTATDANRKKLGYLCTKLAELDKELAIEPWQKIVKAASQAIANPDNLYPTLAPVIIKELKMASDLVVLGQTNAIGPSPVLVQLAGPAKGLGENQIAIDLEPKAAAKALLGAFKKKQLVTLVKLLAEAVKSM; this is encoded by the coding sequence GTGGACGAAAGACAACAACAGATTATGATGTATTTCATCGAGGAAGCCAAAGAACACCTCGATACCTTGGAAAAAGGGTTATTGGATTTAGACGCAACAATGCAAGATCCCGAAACCTTACAAGAATTATTTCGCGCTGCTCATTCGGTGAAAGGCGGTGCAGCAATGTTAGGATTTAGCAGCATTCAAAAAACAGCCCACCGCTTAGAGGATGCTTTTAAAATTCTCAAAGAAAACCCCATTGAGGCGAATCAAAAACTAGAAACGTTATTTTTAAAAGGATTTGATACCCTGCGGGACTTACTCAATCACCTGGCGAGTCCTGAAGGGCTGAGTGACGAAGAAAGTAATAGGATTGTTAAAGAATCTGAACCGGCTTTTATCGATTTAGAAAAATACCTGCATCAATTAATTGGTGTTCCTGAAGATGAAGAAATCGATCCAGAATTTGGAGAAAAAGCTGTGGAATTTTTGCGAGAAATGCTGCAAATTTTTAAACAAACTGCCACTGATGCTAACCGGAAAAAATTGGGTTATTTATGTACAAAATTAGCGGAATTAGACAAGGAACTCGCTATCGAACCTTGGCAAAAAATTGTCAAAGCAGCGAGTCAAGCGATCGCCAATCCAGATAACCTCTACCCCACCTTAGCCCCGGTAATCATCAAAGAACTAAAAATGGCCAGTGATTTAGTGGTTTTGGGTCAAACCAATGCGATCGGGCCTAGTCCCGTCCTCGTCCAACTAGCGGGTCCTGCCAAGGGCTTAGGCGAAAACCAAATAGCGATCGACCTAGAACCCAAAGCTGCTGCGAAAGCCTTGTTAGGCGCATTTAAGAAAAAACAACTGGTAACGCTGGTCAAATTACTCGCGGAAGCGGTGAAAAGTATGTAA
- the radC gene encoding DNA repair protein RadC: protein MTYSLRIADLPLSERPRERLMAYGPKILSTAELIAILLRTGQGQGKLSAVGLGQHILQKLSENQRDPLELLRDMTVQELTEIPGLGPAKATTILAAVELGKRVFYSRPPERQIIDDPDKAAAALAHDLMWQAQEKFAVLLLDVKNRLIGTKVMTIGTATETLAHPREIFREVLRQGASRIIIAHNHPSGNLEPSPEDIDLTSHLLQGGQYLQVPILDHLILGQGNYQSLRLICDLWEQYPQGE, encoded by the coding sequence ATGACCTATAGCCTCAGAATTGCAGATTTACCGCTTAGTGAAAGACCGCGAGAACGCTTAATGGCTTATGGCCCAAAAATTTTATCCACCGCTGAATTAATTGCCATTCTCTTACGCACGGGTCAAGGGCAAGGAAAATTATCGGCGGTAGGTTTAGGACAGCATATTTTACAGAAATTAAGCGAAAACCAACGCGACCCCCTGGAACTTCTCCGGGATATGACGGTGCAAGAATTAACCGAAATTCCCGGACTCGGCCCTGCTAAAGCCACCACAATTTTAGCGGCAGTGGAACTGGGCAAACGAGTGTTTTATTCTCGTCCTCCAGAACGACAAATTATTGATGACCCAGATAAAGCAGCAGCAGCATTAGCCCATGATTTAATGTGGCAAGCCCAAGAAAAGTTTGCGGTGTTATTGTTGGATGTAAAAAATCGTCTAATTGGCACAAAAGTAATGACTATTGGGACAGCAACGGAAACCCTGGCCCATCCGCGAGAAATTTTCCGGGAAGTGTTGCGTCAAGGGGCTTCGCGAATCATTATTGCCCATAATCATCCTTCGGGAAATTTAGAACCCAGTCCCGAAGATATTGACCTAACCAGTCATTTGTTACAAGGGGGGCAATATTTACAAGTACCGATTTTGGATCATTTGATTTTAGGTCAGGGAAATTATCAAAGTTTGCGGCTGATTTGTGATTTATGGGAACAATATCCCCAAGGGGAATAG
- a CDS encoding FAD-dependent oxidoreductase produces MQQKDAAKRLRGHQSRISWGLTVCLTITSFGLPTEVAKATPPRNPDKEETCEILVVGGGLAGAATAYEGLLAGHTVCMTEITDWVGGQISSQGTSALDERPTQRQMLYYQRGYLKLRDRIQRHYGKLNPGQCWVSESCFLPEDGHKLLMRVLKEAEKKGKGKLKWYPNTVIKDLDIANSQIRSAIAIQHRPAQGTPPLNTLPLSQTIEDSYRYENSRLFDKTIIRFVPQPPKVKRGQTPPPRPADWYVVEATETGELIALADVPYRLGIDPRSAFEPSSSSVNGDPYCTQGFTYTFAMQATKDPQDHKLPDFYERYAPYYSYELPRLANFNLVYTYRRIWSAKHHKNLPANVREWPINPGDISMQNWTWGNDYRPGTSQDNLIYTRDQLEATGQLEPGGWLGGLRTETLAAGEEHAKGYFYWLVTGTTDSQLGDGVKKPYPNHRYMSGYDSPMATAHGLSKYPYMREGRRIIGRPSWSHPDGFTLWEIDISRQDYSNEFYRVNLLPEQFRQLKIALAGLEMAGAIGGAKPLTEITKRSRSTIFPDTVGIGHYAIDFHPCMSFSPAEAPGNTEREGERQGQGNAYPFEVPLRAMIPQKIDNMLVAGKSIATSHVAAAAYRVHSFEWSVGAAAGTTINFAMEKGILPYEMVDELPRKEPDLELLQRRLEMNGNPVIFPDTSIFNNSWENWR; encoded by the coding sequence ATGCAGCAAAAAGACGCAGCTAAAAGACTCAGGGGTCATCAAAGCCGCATTTCATGGGGCTTAACTGTGTGTTTGACCATCACTTCTTTCGGACTACCCACAGAGGTGGCAAAGGCGACTCCACCGAGAAACCCCGATAAAGAGGAAACTTGTGAAATTCTAGTTGTCGGTGGGGGACTAGCAGGGGCTGCTACAGCTTATGAAGGCTTATTAGCCGGTCACACTGTTTGTATGACGGAAATTACTGATTGGGTGGGGGGTCAAATTTCTTCCCAGGGGACTTCCGCTTTGGATGAACGCCCGACCCAACGACAAATGCTGTATTATCAACGCGGTTATCTGAAGTTGCGCGATCGCATTCAGCGACACTATGGCAAACTTAATCCGGGTCAATGCTGGGTTAGTGAATCTTGTTTTCTGCCAGAGGATGGCCATAAGCTGCTGATGCGGGTGTTAAAAGAGGCAGAGAAAAAAGGCAAGGGCAAGCTGAAATGGTATCCCAACACGGTGATTAAAGATTTGGATATCGCTAATTCTCAGATTAGAAGCGCGATCGCCATTCAACACCGACCAGCCCAGGGTACACCACCGTTGAATACTCTGCCCCTTTCCCAAACCATTGAAGACTCTTATCGTTACGAAAATTCCCGGCTATTCGATAAAACCATTATCCGCTTTGTCCCCCAACCGCCCAAGGTCAAACGCGGTCAAACCCCACCCCCTCGCCCCGCAGACTGGTATGTGGTGGAAGCCACGGAAACCGGGGAACTGATTGCCCTAGCTGATGTCCCGTACCGCTTAGGCATTGATCCGCGATCGGCCTTTGAACCCTCTTCTTCTAGTGTCAACGGCGATCCTTATTGCACCCAAGGGTTTACTTATACCTTTGCTATGCAAGCCACCAAAGACCCCCAAGACCATAAATTGCCAGATTTTTACGAACGCTATGCCCCTTATTACAGTTATGAATTACCTCGATTAGCCAACTTTAACCTGGTTTACACTTATCGGCGGATTTGGAGTGCCAAACATCACAAAAATCTGCCCGCAAATGTCCGGGAATGGCCGATTAATCCTGGGGATATTTCCATGCAAAACTGGACTTGGGGCAATGACTACCGACCGGGTACGTCTCAAGATAACTTAATTTATACCCGCGACCAACTCGAAGCTACAGGTCAGCTTGAACCGGGCGGCTGGTTGGGGGGACTGCGGACGGAAACCCTGGCAGCGGGTGAAGAACACGCCAAAGGTTATTTTTATTGGCTGGTGACTGGAACTACTGACTCCCAGTTAGGGGATGGGGTGAAAAAGCCTTATCCTAATCATCGGTATATGAGTGGCTATGATTCCCCAATGGCTACGGCGCATGGCTTGTCAAAGTATCCTTATATGCGCGAAGGCAGACGGATTATTGGTCGCCCTTCTTGGAGTCATCCTGATGGCTTTACTCTGTGGGAAATTGATATTTCTCGCCAAGATTATAGTAATGAGTTTTATCGCGTGAATTTGCTGCCAGAACAGTTCCGGCAGTTAAAAATTGCTTTGGCTGGTCTGGAAATGGCTGGTGCTATTGGGGGCGCTAAACCCCTGACGGAAATTACTAAGCGATCGCGATCGACGATTTTCCCAGATACGGTGGGTATTGGCCATTATGCGATCGACTTTCATCCCTGCATGAGCTTCTCCCCAGCAGAAGCCCCAGGCAATACGGAACGGGAAGGCGAACGCCAAGGTCAAGGGAACGCTTATCCTTTTGAAGTGCCTTTGCGTGCTATGATTCCCCAAAAAATTGACAATATGCTGGTTGCAGGCAAGAGTATCGCCACCAGTCATGTAGCCGCCGCCGCTTATCGGGTGCATTCCTTTGAATGGTCTGTGGGCGCTGCGGCGGGAACCACGATCAATTTTGCGATGGAAAAGGGCATTTTACCTTATGAAATGGTGGATGAATTGCCCCGCAAAGAACCGGATTTAGAATTATTACAACGGCGGTTAGAAATGAATGGTAATCCGGTGATTTTCCCCGATACTTCCATTTTTAATAATTCTTGGGAAAACTGGAGATAG